In Oryza sativa Japonica Group chromosome 1, ASM3414082v1, the genomic stretch ACACGAGATCAGTCTCGATCGAAGAACCACCACCCCAACCCTTTTTCTGCACCTAGCCCAGGAGtacaccgccgccgctgttggaaCACGTACCAACACATGCGTGAGCCGTGAGGTCGTAGCCTAAGCACCGTACTTGTAGCTGGCGATGTCCTCCGTGATCATCTCCAGGTCCCTGGCCGCCACGGCCATCGACATTGCCCGCCGGTGCCGCCCCGCCTGCATCCTCGCCGGCTGCTGCTCCGACgacgcgtccgccgccgccgcgggcttccgctgctcggcgccgccgccgccgatgacgtCCGCCGCCACGTCCTCGAGGCTGGCGAAGTTCTCCGGCAGCACGAACACGCTCTGCGACGCCCTCCTCTGGTGCCTCCCGGCTCTCTGCGACATCTTGAAGCTTAGCAACACACGGCAGCAGCAACAACGAAGAAGCTCTTAAGCTGCGCGACTTGGTTCGCTCGGCGCCTTAGCAaattggaagaagaagaagccgttATATATAGGCTAACGCATGCACGGACactacatttattttattattccaTTGATTATGCTCATTACTACTGCTGATCTACTGGTACAATTGTAACTTGTAAATGAATTTTGTGTCAGTTCCTGGCTCCCCCAAGTGCATTGACTTGTACGCATTGCATCCATGTGAAGACGTACTCTCTCCCTTGGATTGATTAGGATAATTTGGCGATTAAACAAGGCGACCTGATTGCTGAAATGTCACGGCGCTCTTGCTGATTTGGTGCTCGATCGTCTGGCACCTTGCTAAGCTAGGATCTATACTCCTACTTGGCTAGCGCGTATGCCGTGTGATGTGATCGATTCTGCCTGATCAGGCCTCTAAACTGAAGCCAACTTGGCACGTACTGTTAACTGTGGTAGTTGACCTGGTTGGTGAGTGCAGTGTTTTTATCCATTTCTGTGCGTGTACGATGTCGCTATGAAGCTTCCTCGAGAGTAAAAATATGGTATTCGTGAGGCGTATGTACAGGAATCTCAGGACCGAGCTCGCCATTTTTATTGGGGTAGTGCTCCGCTCATGAATCATTCTGACATTATCAGCAGAGAACCACGTGCAAACCGAAGAGAGAATCCACCAGCAGAATCAATCACATAATACTACTAACCAGATCAATCGCAAAAAAACTGAAACATGCAAGTACGGATGCCCTGACTAATCATGAAGTTTTTCTAATAACACTTGCAAGAAATTTCCTCGTAATCCTTTGTCCCTGCACAATACTATGGCTCTAGTTGTGTACAGATAGTGCTGTTACTACCCACAAACAATTGCTAAGAAATTAGTATCAGTTAGCTGTTTCAATAATTTTTCCGATGGTTCGTGCTTATCGCAATGGAATCTTTTCGTTTTCCTTTTAAGGAGCACACCACTCTGTTTATGTAGGTGCTACAACCTGATCAAGCTGGATGTGTTCATGCGTgcggaaagaaaaaaagaaaaggaaagggaaGTTGTTAACTGTCAAAGAAAGCACCATGCATGTTAGAAGATTCCAAATTCCTAGCTCAAATCCAGCCTCACATGGGCGGTACACGTGGGTTGATCCCCCACGCATGTAATGCAAATATTATTGGGGCCCGGGGCGTTCGCTCGTGTGCATCTCCAACAAATTTGCTGCAAGTCGCCAAACTTATGAGACAGGGAAATGTGCAAGGCAGCAGCACAGGGCGTGTATATGCTCTTCTCATTCCACCAATTAAAAGGATTGATTTGTAATGCGGGTCTGGGAAGTGGGAACTGAATTGTTCATAGGATACgttgtttggtttgagtacgtcGATGATCAAAACTGTGGTTTGGCAGGCTGATCTAGTGCTGTAAACTGGTGTTCAGTTTGGTATTGATAAGGAGTTCCTCTTCTGCCAAGACTGGAGGAAGCGTTCGATGCTTGAGCTGAAAAGGGAATATATTGTCAGTTCAGTTCCTTGTGCAGATTGGGAACTGCAGCCATGCCGGCTAGTTGCCTCCTTCCTCATTCTGCGACGTGCTCAACGCCGTGGGCAGAGTAGGTATCGTGGTTCGTGGACGCCGTTGGgctcaacgccgccgccgtagaaTGTCGCGTTGTGGCGGTCGCGGAAGTAGGCGTACGGCCGTGCATCGTGTACGGTCCTGGTCTTTGCTGTCTCCGACACCTTGATCTAGTACATACTGAACTCTCATTCCGGCTcccggccggcggccggtggtggaaCTGTCAACCGCGTCGCCCACTCCcgcacgccggcggcgtcgacgtgGGATTTCTTTCTCCTCGAGCGGTCGTGACTCTTCAATGAGCATCTCCCTCGTCCGATCTGAACGGAGAGCGCCCACGACACGCCATCCTCTGGGTTGAGGCCACATGTGCGATCGATCTGCGAGTCCGTTACTCCACCCGTTTCATCCTTTTAATGAgttgttatgattttttttctaattaaacttcttttatgtttaatcaaatttatagaagaaATTAACAATATTTTTTGACACAAAGCAAGCATATTATCAAAACATGTCAGATGTAAGTTTTAGCAAAATTAATTTCATGCTgtagatattattttttttataaatttagttaaattttaaaatgtttaactaagaaaaaaaatcaaaacgagtCAAAATATGAAACAGAAGGAGTACTACAAAGTGGTCGGCAACGGAAAGACCGCGTTTGCATTAGTGCAATTTATTTATCCTCGGTGGAACCAAACGTAAAATCGAACCGATATGAAAATGGTACCGGTCTCAAAAACACTAACGGAGCCATCATTTTGCTTATTCGCAAAATAAGCGAAAcggtatatttgcaaacgaaaagtaa encodes the following:
- the LOC4327374 gene encoding uncharacterized protein, whose product is MSQRAGRHQRRASQSVFVLPENFASLEDVAADVIGGGGAEQRKPAAAADASSEQQPARMQAGRHRRAMSMAVAARDLEMITEDIASYKYGA